A single Cyclopterus lumpus isolate fCycLum1 chromosome 15, fCycLum1.pri, whole genome shotgun sequence DNA region contains:
- the gtpbp2a gene encoding GTP-binding protein 2 isoform X1, whose amino-acid sequence MDARVSELFGSGNGHCSGSQASNVKSGNGFGVAPKKACVKNNMKANKARFSRNFKPSNNTPYVLPPEAEEGNIEYKLKLVNTTQYRFEHLATQMKWRLQEGRGEAVYQIGVEDNGMLAGLSEEDLRTSLNTLHRLAEKVGADITVLREREVDDDSDVPRKIAEVLIRKVPDDQQFLDLRVAVLGNVDSGKSTLLGVLTQGELDNGRGRTRLNLFRHLHEIQTGRTSSISFEILGFNSKGEVVNYSESRTAEEICESASKMITFIDLAGHHKYLKTTIFGLTSYCPDFAMLVVSANTGIAGTTREHLGLAMALKVPIFIVISKVDLCTRATVERTVRQLERVLKQPGCNKVPIVISSADDAVTAAQQFAQSPNITPILTLSSVSGESLDLLKVFFNILPPLSNSKEQEELMQQLTEFQVDEIYTVPEVGTVVGGTLYSGICREGDDLVVGPTDSGHFHKLTIESIQRNRSACRVLRAGQAATLALGNFDRSLLRKGMVIVSPEMDPTICWMFEAEIVLLFHAKTFHKGFQVTVHIGNVRQTATVEAVYGKEELRTGEKAVVLFKFIKHPEYLKVGAKMLFRESVTKGIGHVTKLQPIAQYRLSHSEDDEA is encoded by the exons ATGGATGCGCGGGTATCGGAGTTATTTGGCTCAGGAAATGGACACTGCTCTGGATCTCAAGCGTCCAACGTCAAGTCGGGAAATGGCTTCGGGGTGGCCCCCAAAAAAGCGTGCGTAAAGAACAACATGAAAGCCAATAAGGCTCGGTTCTCCCGCAACTTCAAACCGAGCAACAACACCCCGTATGTGCTACCTCCGGAG GCTGAAGAGGGAAACATAGAGTACAAG CTGAAGCTGGTGAACACCACACAATACCGCTTTGAGCACCTGGCCACACAAATGAAATGGCGACTGCAGGAGGGTCGAGGCGAAGCTGTCTATCAAATAGGGGTCGAGGACAATGGGATGCTGGCGGGACTTTCAGAGGAAGATCTGAGGACATCACTGAATACGCTCCATAGGCTGGCAGAGAA GGTTGGCGCCGACATCACCGTTCTCCGAGAAAGAGAGGTGGACGATGACTCTGATGTGCCTCGAAAGATTGCCGAAGTTCTCATTCGCAAAGTGCCGGATGACCAGCAG TTCTTGGACCTGCGAGTAGCTGTTCTGGGTAATGTGGACTCGGGCAAGTCCACTCTGTTGGGGGTTTTGACACAGGGTGAGCTGGACAATGGACGGGGAAGAACAAGGCTCAACCTCTTCAGGCACCTACATGAGATCCAGACTGGACGCACTTCAAGCATCAGCTTTGAGATCCTCGGCTTTAATAGTAAAGGAGAG GTTGTGAATTACAGCGAGTCTCGGACAGCAGAGGAGATTTGTGAGAGTGCCTCTAAAATGATCACGTTCATTGATCTGGCGGGTCACCACAAGTACCTTAAGACCACCATCTTTGGCCTCACCAGCTACTGCCCGGATTTCGCTATGCTGGTCGTCAGCGCAAATACTGGCATTG CTGGAACGACCCGGGAGCATCTTGGACTGGCCATGGCCCTGAAGGTGCCCATCTTCATCGTCATCAGTAAGGTGGACCTCTGTACGCGCGCCACCGTGGAGCGCACTGTGCGGCAGTTGGAGCGTGTCCTAAAGCAGCCGGGCTGTAACAAGGTGCCCATAGTTATTAGCAGTGCGGACGATGCCGTCACAGCAGCACAGCAGTTCGCCCAGTCGCCCAA CATCACGCCCATCTTGACCTTGTCCAGTGTGTCTGGCGAGAGTCTAGACTTGCTCAAGGTCTTCTTCaacatcctccctcctctcagCAACAgcaaggagcaggaggagcttATGCAACAGCTAACTGAGTTTCAG GTGGATGAGATCTACACGGTGCCAGAGGTGGGGACTGTGGTGGGAGGGACTCTGTACAG TGGTATTTGCCGTGAGGGGGATGATCTTGTAGTAGGGCCCACAGACTCGGGCCATTTCCACAAGTTGACCATTGAGAGCATCCAAAGGAACCGCTCGGCATGCAGGGTACTCAGAGCCGGCCAGGCTGCCACACTCGCCCTGGGAAACTTTGACCGCTCACTACTACGCAAG GGCATGGTGATAGTGAGTCCAGAAATGGATCCTACCATCTGCTGGATGTTTGAGGCTGAGATTGTGCTGCTCTTCCACGCCAAGACCTTCCACAAGGGCTTCCAAGTTACTGTGCACATTGGCAATGTGAGACAGACTGCCACTGTGGAAGCTGTATACGGCAAG GAGGAGCTGAGGACAGGGGAGAAAGCAGTGGTTCTCTTCAAGTTCATCAAGCACCCGGAATACCTGAAGGTGGGAGCTAAGATGCTCTTCAGAGAGAGCGTGACTAAAGGTATCGGCCACGTCACCAAGTTGCAGCCCATCGCCCAGTACCGGCTATCCCACAGCGAGGATGACGAAGCCTAA
- the LOC117744160 gene encoding otoraplin-like, whose translation MQQHSLGSALSISMTYSLGILLCVGLLHQTARAVRMDKLADNKICGDAECSYVLSMARALGDFTAPDCRFINIKTGQMVYVYSKLIPEEGAGVFWSGSVYSERYVHQMGIIGYFPATMVKETQKFTEDKVKIPTTNMDFYCE comes from the exons ATGCAACAACACTCTCTGGGTTCTGCTCTTTCGATCAGCATGACTTATTCATTGGGGATTCTGCTCTGTGTTGGACTTCTGCACCAGACTGCGAGGGCCGTCCGTATGGATAAACTAGCAGACAACAAGATATGTGGAGATGCAGAATGCTCAT aTGTTCTCTCCATGGCCAGAGCCTTGGGTGACTTCACAGCCCCTGACTGCAGATTCATCAACATCAAGACGGGTCAAATGGTCTATGTGTATTCCAAACTCATTCCAGAAGAGGGCGCCGGAGTCTTCTGGTCTGGCAGC GTTTACAGTGAGCGGTATGTGCACCAGATGGGCATCATTGGATACTTTCCTGCAACTATGGTGAAGGAGACACAGAAGTTTACGGAAGACAAAGTTAAGATTCCCACAACT aataTGGACTTCTACTGTGAATAG
- the LOC117744297 gene encoding uncharacterized protein LOC117744297 produces MIMSYVSLLILAGPLGIQSITTVSRVSVKAGDSISIPCLYGSQYTNHVKYLCYGYYWMTCSTEVTTETQSRKFSISDDKIQRIFTVTLKDLTNNDSGYYWCAVEIDKGPDVRNHFNLSVTKGVPSLYVDEQEIRAFDRGNVTVRCHYRSPAEATWCRLGGSCVTSQTGSINGTRVTINSSVPNVFAVTMYGLRKDSSGWYSCVKKNLQVPVHVTVQDLPSTTTTTTRPNTARPSPATTQHSSLRTSAEPFTAHPSNSTINTTDGGSLQEHKSSTKVAILTTTLVLLLLVGPAAFFGWRMMMRHNKTKPQGSNITVGSHIESDPNEHYATVVHTQHSAAQQQQKNSPEESVTYSTIVIKDSVQQMTEPVDGSVIYICSLTNMESPLRVLLILTGLTGIHSITTVSRVSVKAGDSISIPCLYGSQYTNNVKYLCKGYYWSSCKYAVKTNQHISREFSISDDQIKRIFIVTVNDPMVKDTGYYWCAVEISGSDVREYFHLSVTTGTPSLYTDQKITGFEGDNVTINCHYSNLGEMRWCKLGRSCVTTGYSGSIDGTGVTIDASVPNVFTVTMSGLKTESSGWYQCVKGDLQMPVHVTVTKPPTTTTRSTLSPTTEPVKPTSVFAERTPTPTTGQREQHRVSLDLKKILIPLSVLIFAVMVALFIWFMLKRHKQTKSASSAMTAEEDVTYSNVDHKRTTSNQRLNAERDADVTYSSVVSMRQKSVQRVEAHDDNVTYSTVAYH; encoded by the exons ATGATTATGTCATATGTTTCTCTCCTTATACTCGCTGGACCCTTGG GAATTCAAAGCATAACTACAGTCAGTAGAGTGTCGGTGAAGGCTGGAGATTCAATCTCCATCCCATGTCTCTATGGCTCACAATATACAAACCATGTGAAATACTTGTGTTATGGATATTATTGGATGACTTGCTCTACGGAAGTTACAACTGAAACACAAAGTAGAAAGTTTTCAATCTCTGATGATAAAATCCAAAGAATCTTCACAGTGACTCTAAAGGACCTGACGAATAACGACAGTGGTTATTACTGGTGTGCTGTGGAGATTGATAAAGGGCCAGATGTCAGAAATCATTTTAACCTGTCAGTCACCAAAG GTGTGCCAAGTCTATATGTGGACGAACAGGAAATCAGAGCATTTGATAGAGGAAACGTGACTGTCAGGTGCCACTATAGATCTCCAGCAGAAGCAACGTGGTGCAGGCTGGGCGGGTCCTGTGTGACGAGTCAGACTGGATCCATTAATGGAACAAGAGTGACCATCAATTCAAGTGTCCCAAATGTTTTCGCTGTGACTATGTATGGACTGAGAAAAGATAGCAGCGGCTGGTATTCATGTGTCAAAAAAAACCTTCAAGTGCCAGTGCATGTAACTGTTCAAGACTTACCCTCAACCACAACTACTACAACCCGCCCCAATACAGCAA GACCGTCTCCAGCTACTACCCAGCATTCCTCTCTGCGTACAAGTGCAGAACCATTTACAGCTCATCCCTCAAACTCCACCATAAACACGACAGACGGAGGAAGCCTGCAAGAACACAAGAG TTCCACAAAGGTTGCGATTCTCACCACCACCCTCGTCTTACTGCTGCTGGTTGGTCCCGCTGCCTTTTTtggatggaggatgatgatgagacATA aTAAGACCAAGCCTCAGGGGTCTAACATCACTGTG GGCTCACACATTGAGAGTGATCCTAATGAGCACTACGCTACCGTGGTTCATACTCAACATTCAGCAGCCCAGCAGCAG CAGAAGAATTCACCCGAAGAGAGTGTGACATACAGTACCATTGTAATCAAGGATAGCGTGCAACAAATG aCTGAACCAGTAGATGGTAGTGTGATCTACa TCTGCTCACTCACCAACATGGAATCTCCTCTCAGAGTTCTTCTCATCCTCACCGGACTCACAG GAATTCACAGCATAACTACAGTCAGTAGAGTGTCGGTGAAGGCTGGAGATTCAATCTCCATCCCATGTCTCTATGGCTCACAATATACAAACAATGTGAAATACTTGTGTAAAGGATATTATTGGTCCTCCTGCAAGTATGCAGttaaaacaaaccaacacaTTTCAAGAGAGTTTTCCATCTCTGATGATCAAATCAAAAGAATCTTCATAGTGACTGTAAATGACCCGATGGTTAAAGACACTGGTTATTACTGGTGTGCTGTGGAGATTAGCGGGTCAGATGTCAGAGAGTATTTTCACCTGTCAGTCACCACAG GTACACCCAGTCTCTACACGGATCAGAAGATAACAGGATTTGAAGGAGATAATGTAACTATCAATTGCCACTATAGTAACCTTGGTGAAATGAGGTGGTGCAAGCTGGGCCGCTCCTGTGTGACGACTGGATATTCTGGATCAATAGATGGAACAGGAGTTACCATCGATGCAAGTGTCCCCAATGTTTTCACCGTGACGATGAGCGGACTGAAGACAGAGAGCAGCGGCTGGTATCAGTGTGTTAAAGGAGACTTACAGATGCCTGTGCATGTGACTGTCACTAAGCCACCTACCACAA CAACAAGGAGTACCTTATCACCCACGACTGAGCCTGTGAAACCCACCTCTGTTTTTGCAGAAAGAACACCGACACCGACCACAGGTCAGCGTGAACAGCACAG GGTTTCACTTGACTTAAAGAAAATCCTCATCCCTTTGAGCGTGTTGATCTTCGCTGTCATGGTGGCCTTGTTCATCTGGTTCATGTTGAAAAGACACA AGCAGACCAAATCAGCATCATCAGCCATGACG GCAGAAGAGGACGTAACATACAGTAATGTTGACCACAAAAGGACAACTTCAAATCAG AGGTTAAATGCTGAGAGAGATGCGGACGTGACATATAGTTCTGTGGTTTCCATGAGGCAGAAAAGTGTCCAAAGG GTTGAAGCACATGATGACAATGttacatacagtacagtggCTTACCACTAG
- the polh gene encoding DNA polymerase eta has protein sequence MEYGKERVVALVDMDCFYVQVEQRLNPALRNTPCVVAQYKTWKGGSIIAVSYEARAHGVTRNMWVDDAKTLCPDLQVARVRESHGKADLTHYRDASVEVIEVMSRFAVIERASIDEAYMDLTTAVQQRLKNMADKQIEPHLLKATYIQGYPQTSPEQEASAEDAALDKEELRSRGLQQWLASVPVSLLGEQSPAELQLTVGALIIEEMRAAMEKDTGFRCSAGISHNKVLSKLACGLNKPNRQTVLPLDSVTDLFSSLPISKIRNLGGKLGASIAETLGIENMGDLTRFTQAQLGQHFGEKTGQWLFDLCRGMEFEAVKPRQLPKSIGCSKTFSGKTSLATKEQVQYWLHQLALELEERLTKDREVNGRVAKSLTVGVHQLGYKRPSSFSRCCALVRYEATKLSDDSFAIIKSLNTAGNHQAAWTPPLTLLHLSASKFSDAPSAGGIAGFLSSDAPSTQSLLSTTQPSTLPPSELKNDSACKQPGTIQSFFLKAAEKQRQKVTKDVDEEDHNIGSTGISPASSSQKTSVTEGQLEADTNCTVSSLKLIAHSKSGTARPRSGISSFFHKKNIERSSQAPASGHNPGPDEIGDADDTVGAVSGLQSKCSSSQQSLCEELKDELAIEPEINRHPSSVAREDLLNCERCGQEVLVWEMPEHNDYHFALDLQNSLSSSTGPAPVSSSSSSSTVSSSSNVSPTALRAQSSRGKTKSRGQSGPQPKKHRSQGGSTGTLDSFFKRN, from the exons ATGGAGTACGGAAAGGAGAGGGTGGTGGCGTTAGTAGACATGGACTGCTTCTACGTCCAGGTGGAACAGAGACTCAACCCAGCTCTGAGGAACACGCCCTGTGTGGTGGCCCAGTACAAGACGTGGAAAGGAGGCAG TATCATAGCTGTGAGCTACGAGGCCAGGGCCCACGGTGTCACCAGGAACATGTGGGTGGATGATGCAAAGACACTATGCCCAGATCTCCAGGTGGCACGAGTGCGTGAGTCTCATGGCAAGGCAGATCTGACACA TTATAGGGATGCGAGTGTGGAGGTAATTGAGGTGATGTCTCGCTTTGCTGTGATTGAGAGAGCCAGCATTGATGAGGCCTACATGGATCTGACCACTGCGGTCCAGCAGCGGCTGAAAAACATGGCAGACAAACAAATTGAGCCTCACCTGCTGAAGGCGACCTACATCCAGGGGTACCCACAAACTTCACCTGAACAGGAAGCCTCTGCAGAGGATGCTGCCTTGGATAAAG AGGAGCTGCGGTCCAGAGGTCTCCAGCAGTGGCTAGCATCCGTCCCGGTCTCTCTATTAGGGGAACAGAGCCCTGCAGAACTGCAGCTAACCGTCGGGGCACTCATCATCGAGGAAATGAGGGCAGCCATGGAAAAAGACACAGGTTTCCGCTGTTCAGCAGGAATATCGCACAATAAG GTATTGTCTAAATTAGCTTGTGGTCTAAACAAACCCAACCGACAAACTGTTCTGCCTTTGGACTCTGTGACAGACCTTTTCAGCTCTCTACCCATCAGCAAGAT CCGTAACCTCGGGGGTAAGCTGGGCGCCTCCATTGCAGAAACTCTGGGAATAGAAAATATGGGAGATCTGACCCGCTTCACTCAGGCTCAACTGGGTCAGCACTTTGGAGAAAAGACGGG CCAGTGGCTGTTTGACTTGTGTCGGGGGATGGAATTTGAAGCGGTGAAACCCAGACAGCTTCCCAAGTCCATCGGCTGCAGTAAAACCTTCTCTGGGAAGACGTCGCTGGCTACAAAAGAGCAG GTCCAGTATTGGCTTCATCAACTGGCCCTTGAACTGGAAGAGAGGCTTACCAAAGACAGAGAAGTG AATGGTCGAGTGGCTAAGTCGTTGACGGTGGGTGTCCATCAGCTTGGGTACAAGAGGCCGAGCAGCTTCTCTCGTTGTTGTGCTTTAGTGCGCTACGAAGCGACCAAACTCTCTGATGACAGCTTTGCCATTATCAAGAGTCTCAACACAGCAGGAAACCACCAGGCAGCATG GACTCCACCCCTCACCCTGCTGCACCTTTCGGCGAGCAAATTCAGTGACGCTCCGTCAGCAGGGGGCATTGCTGGTTTTCTTTCCAGTGATGCCCCTTCAACCCAGAGTCTTCTCTCCACCACTCAGCCCTCCACCCTGCCACCCTCTGAACTGAAAAATGACTCTGCATGCAAACAGCCTGGCACCATCCAGTCCTTCTTTCTAAAGGCAGCtgagaaacaaagacagaaagtcACAAAAGATGTCGACGAGGAGGACCACAATATTGGGTCCACGGGGATTTCCCCGGCTTCCTCCTCTCAGAAAACCTCTGTTACTGAAGGCCAGTTGGAGGCAGATACCAATTGCACCGTTTCTTCTCTTAAACTTATTGCTCACTCTAAAAGTGGTACAGCCAGACCGCGTTCTGgcatttcctctttctttcacaaGAAGAATATTGAAAGAAGCTCACAGGCCCCAGCCTCAGGACATAACCCTGGTCCTGATGAAATAGGAGACGCAGACGACACCGTTGGTGCTGTGTCAGGGCTACAGTCAAAATGTAGCTCATCTCAGCAGTCACTATGTGAAGAGTTAAAGGATGAACTGGCCATTGAGCCAGAAATAAATCGCCATCCTTCTAGTGTGGCCAGAGAAGACCTGTTAAACTGTGAACGCTGTGGCCAGGAAGTGTTAGTCTGGGAAATGCCTGAACACAATGACTATCACTTTGCCCTGGACCTCCAGAATTCACTCTCTTCATCCACAGGTCCAGCAcccgtctcttcctcttcctcttcctccactgttTCGTCTTCTTCCAATGTTTCTCCAACTGCTCTCAGAGCTCAGTCCTCACGCGGAAAGACAAAATCCAGAGGCCAGTCAGGACCTCAACCGAAAAAGCATCGCTCCCAGGGTGGAAGCACGGGCACTCTGGATTCTTTTTTCAAGAGGAACTGA
- the gtpbp2a gene encoding GTP-binding protein 2 isoform X2, which yields MKWRLQEGRGEAVYQIGVEDNGMLAGLSEEDLRTSLNTLHRLAEKVGADITVLREREVDDDSDVPRKIAEVLIRKVPDDQQFLDLRVAVLGNVDSGKSTLLGVLTQGELDNGRGRTRLNLFRHLHEIQTGRTSSISFEILGFNSKGEVVNYSESRTAEEICESASKMITFIDLAGHHKYLKTTIFGLTSYCPDFAMLVVSANTGIAGTTREHLGLAMALKVPIFIVISKVDLCTRATVERTVRQLERVLKQPGCNKVPIVISSADDAVTAAQQFAQSPNITPILTLSSVSGESLDLLKVFFNILPPLSNSKEQEELMQQLTEFQVDEIYTVPEVGTVVGGTLYSGICREGDDLVVGPTDSGHFHKLTIESIQRNRSACRVLRAGQAATLALGNFDRSLLRKGMVIVSPEMDPTICWMFEAEIVLLFHAKTFHKGFQVTVHIGNVRQTATVEAVYGKEELRTGEKAVVLFKFIKHPEYLKVGAKMLFRESVTKGIGHVTKLQPIAQYRLSHSEDDEA from the exons ATGAAATGGCGACTGCAGGAGGGTCGAGGCGAAGCTGTCTATCAAATAGGGGTCGAGGACAATGGGATGCTGGCGGGACTTTCAGAGGAAGATCTGAGGACATCACTGAATACGCTCCATAGGCTGGCAGAGAA GGTTGGCGCCGACATCACCGTTCTCCGAGAAAGAGAGGTGGACGATGACTCTGATGTGCCTCGAAAGATTGCCGAAGTTCTCATTCGCAAAGTGCCGGATGACCAGCAG TTCTTGGACCTGCGAGTAGCTGTTCTGGGTAATGTGGACTCGGGCAAGTCCACTCTGTTGGGGGTTTTGACACAGGGTGAGCTGGACAATGGACGGGGAAGAACAAGGCTCAACCTCTTCAGGCACCTACATGAGATCCAGACTGGACGCACTTCAAGCATCAGCTTTGAGATCCTCGGCTTTAATAGTAAAGGAGAG GTTGTGAATTACAGCGAGTCTCGGACAGCAGAGGAGATTTGTGAGAGTGCCTCTAAAATGATCACGTTCATTGATCTGGCGGGTCACCACAAGTACCTTAAGACCACCATCTTTGGCCTCACCAGCTACTGCCCGGATTTCGCTATGCTGGTCGTCAGCGCAAATACTGGCATTG CTGGAACGACCCGGGAGCATCTTGGACTGGCCATGGCCCTGAAGGTGCCCATCTTCATCGTCATCAGTAAGGTGGACCTCTGTACGCGCGCCACCGTGGAGCGCACTGTGCGGCAGTTGGAGCGTGTCCTAAAGCAGCCGGGCTGTAACAAGGTGCCCATAGTTATTAGCAGTGCGGACGATGCCGTCACAGCAGCACAGCAGTTCGCCCAGTCGCCCAA CATCACGCCCATCTTGACCTTGTCCAGTGTGTCTGGCGAGAGTCTAGACTTGCTCAAGGTCTTCTTCaacatcctccctcctctcagCAACAgcaaggagcaggaggagcttATGCAACAGCTAACTGAGTTTCAG GTGGATGAGATCTACACGGTGCCAGAGGTGGGGACTGTGGTGGGAGGGACTCTGTACAG TGGTATTTGCCGTGAGGGGGATGATCTTGTAGTAGGGCCCACAGACTCGGGCCATTTCCACAAGTTGACCATTGAGAGCATCCAAAGGAACCGCTCGGCATGCAGGGTACTCAGAGCCGGCCAGGCTGCCACACTCGCCCTGGGAAACTTTGACCGCTCACTACTACGCAAG GGCATGGTGATAGTGAGTCCAGAAATGGATCCTACCATCTGCTGGATGTTTGAGGCTGAGATTGTGCTGCTCTTCCACGCCAAGACCTTCCACAAGGGCTTCCAAGTTACTGTGCACATTGGCAATGTGAGACAGACTGCCACTGTGGAAGCTGTATACGGCAAG GAGGAGCTGAGGACAGGGGAGAAAGCAGTGGTTCTCTTCAAGTTCATCAAGCACCCGGAATACCTGAAGGTGGGAGCTAAGATGCTCTTCAGAGAGAGCGTGACTAAAGGTATCGGCCACGTCACCAAGTTGCAGCCCATCGCCCAGTACCGGCTATCCCACAGCGAGGATGACGAAGCCTAA